The Chloroflexota bacterium genome window below encodes:
- a CDS encoding GNAT family N-acetyltransferase, whose amino-acid sequence MQIQQIESAAEIASTFAVMHELRPALVEAEYVARIQRMIQRDGYRMVAVVVDGQVQAVAGYRFMEMLYAGMLLYVDDLITSASQRSSGHGKALLDWLKAEAKAQGCNELHLDSGVHREQAHKFYFREGLTISAYHFRIALD is encoded by the coding sequence ATGCAAATTCAACAAATTGAAAGCGCTGCTGAGATTGCCAGCACCTTTGCCGTGATGCATGAGCTACGGCCTGCCTTAGTTGAAGCAGAGTATGTCGCCCGAATTCAAAGGATGATCCAGCGCGATGGCTATCGGATGGTCGCCGTCGTGGTTGATGGCCAAGTCCAAGCAGTGGCAGGCTATCGTTTTATGGAAATGCTGTATGCTGGAATGTTGCTGTATGTTGATGATCTGATTACTTCAGCTAGCCAACGCTCCAGTGGTCATGGCAAAGCACTGTTGGATTGGCTCAAAGCCGAAGCCAAAGCCCAAGGCTGCAACGAGCTGCATCTTGATAGTGGCGTTCATCGTGAACAAGCCCATAAATTCTATTTTCGCGAAGGCTTGACGATCAGCGCCTACCATTTTCGAATTGCGCTTGATTAA
- a CDS encoding class A beta-lactamase-related serine hydrolase — MANWFWVFMLVIVLVGCGGASVQPTAVPSAVAATATTATISNPQTSDQMLDFIRQHAANTSMVSYSTNSDGSINQADPVIQFNAEMPLPLASTMKIVVLASYAQAVEAGTLDPEEPIAMADWELWYWPNTDGGAHPAALKRLEIPADQRGFANDPQKTVPLKTLVQAMIFESDNAATDYLIDRLGMAVLDQTIKTLGMQQQTKILPIMGLFLLVMNPDAPIDSSTLPSLLKLDQASIEQQALALAERYKTEPAWRETVRNQGQITLTLAEQGQVFSHIMPRGSASDYAKVMALVGNNQLISPKVSQTMREYLEWPMTIPGNEAMFKHFGTKGGSLPAMLTEAMFIQPAQGEWADRTRVVVLFFNQLPDATWLGLLQTFMQQQFAVQVALEPAFAQSVASQLK, encoded by the coding sequence ATGGCTAACTGGTTTTGGGTGTTCATGTTAGTGATCGTGTTGGTTGGATGTGGCGGTGCGAGCGTTCAACCAACGGCTGTGCCAAGTGCAGTGGCGGCGACAGCAACCACCGCAACAATTAGCAATCCTCAAACTTCCGATCAAATGCTCGATTTTATACGCCAACATGCCGCCAATACGTCGATGGTCAGCTATAGCACCAACAGCGATGGCAGCATCAACCAAGCTGATCCAGTGATTCAATTCAATGCTGAAATGCCATTGCCGCTCGCCTCGACCATGAAAATCGTGGTCTTGGCAAGCTATGCCCAAGCAGTCGAGGCGGGCACGCTTGATCCTGAAGAGCCGATTGCTATGGCCGATTGGGAGCTGTGGTATTGGCCAAATACTGATGGCGGCGCACATCCGGCGGCATTAAAACGGCTTGAAATTCCCGCCGATCAACGCGGCTTTGCCAATGACCCGCAAAAAACCGTGCCGCTCAAAACCCTTGTTCAAGCCATGATTTTCGAGAGCGATAACGCCGCTACCGATTATTTGATCGATCGCTTGGGAATGGCAGTGCTTGATCAAACGATCAAAACACTAGGAATGCAGCAGCAAACCAAAATTCTACCAATTATGGGGCTTTTTCTGTTGGTAATGAACCCCGATGCACCAATCGATTCAAGCACCCTGCCAAGCTTATTGAAGTTGGATCAAGCGAGCATCGAGCAACAAGCCTTGGCGCTAGCTGAGCGCTACAAAACAGAGCCAGCATGGCGCGAAACTGTGCGTAATCAAGGCCAAATAACCCTAACTTTGGCTGAACAAGGCCAAGTTTTTAGCCATATTATGCCCAGAGGCAGCGCCAGCGATTATGCTAAGGTAATGGCGTTGGTTGGCAATAATCAACTGATCAGCCCTAAAGTTTCGCAAACTATGCGCGAATATCTAGAATGGCCCATGACCATTCCTGGCAATGAAGCAATGTTCAAACATTTTGGCACTAAGGGTGGTAGCCTGCCGGCAATGCTAACTGAAGCGATGTTTATCCAGCCTGCTCAGGGCGAATGGGCTGATCGAACGCGGGTGGTTGTGCTCTTTTTCAATCAATTGCCCGATGCCACATGGCTTGGCCTGCTGCAAACGTTTATGCAGCAGCAATTTGCCGTGCAAGTAGCGCTAGAGCCTGCATTTGCCCAATCGGTCGCAAGCCAGCTAAAATAG
- a CDS encoding winged helix-turn-helix domain-containing protein, with protein MDAAQALLDRIATLEARVSALETQAPATPPTIDENLGLVRQLQQRTGSDYEHELGHGAFLFAGSINSALGNYVWQGEYGLGELLRYPAEQLIGVLSALASPVRLQIIQTLLENPASSQSLLERLNMQSAGQLYHHLKELRNAGIITQRGRSDYTLEITALIPVMVILAAAKNIVD; from the coding sequence ATGGATGCAGCGCAAGCCTTGCTCGACCGAATTGCCACGTTGGAAGCCCGGGTCAGTGCCTTAGAAACCCAAGCTCCGGCAACACCGCCAACCATTGACGAGAACTTGGGCTTGGTGCGCCAATTACAACAACGCACAGGCAGCGATTATGAGCATGAGCTTGGTCATGGAGCGTTTCTGTTTGCTGGCTCAATTAATTCGGCGCTTGGCAATTATGTTTGGCAGGGCGAATATGGCTTAGGCGAATTGCTGCGCTACCCTGCCGAACAACTCATTGGTGTATTGAGTGCCTTGGCCAGCCCCGTGCGTTTACAAATTATCCAGACCCTGCTGGAAAATCCGGCCAGCAGCCAAAGCCTGTTGGAACGCTTGAATATGCAATCGGCGGGCCAGTTATATCATCATCTCAAGGAATTACGCAACGCTGGGATTATTACCCAACGTGGGCGCAGCGATTACACCCTTGAAATTACAGCATTAATTCCGGTGATGGTGATTTTAGCGGCAGCCAAAAATATCGTAGACTAA